The DNA sequence GGGTCACAGTACGGAGTTGTAACTACTAACaacatacggagtaaggtGTCTAATCACTAGCCGAATTACATCTGTATGGGCCATTCACATTCTTTCTTCACAATCCACTAAGAGTGCTATATCTGTAGCCCGAGAAATTGTCACTGTCGGGATTTAGGTCAGGATTTCGACGCAGCTGTAAGGGTTTTGCAGATACAGCGTCAGCCCTGTACCCCGTATATTGCTGTTACAGATGGGAAGGCCCGGCTGTGCAATCACCGTTCTTACCAAACTCTCGTCCTGCCGTGCGGATGATCCCATGGACTTGGCTGTAAAAGGCACTTCAGCTGGCCCACAATAGATATCTCGCTTCCGAAATGATTCAGTCCATAGGGCATATAAGTATACCCTAAAGTGCTCCAGGGCAGAGCCCACCCAGCATCAATTCCCCTCTCACAGTTTCATTTATCATGCCTTCCAAACCAAATCTTATATTCCTGACACTCCTGGCCAGCAGCAACGTGCTGGCCAATCAATGTTTCTCCGCGAACAGCGACGCCCCAAAGGAGAATTTCCTGAAATGCTGCTCCGTCACGTCCGGCGGCAAGGGAGTTGTTGCTGGATATGACTTTGACTACATGTGCAACAAGTACCCCAGCGCTTATGAACCAGGCCAAAGAGGGTTTAAAACAGCACAGGCGTGTGCCGAGTATTGTGCTACAGATCCCCAATGCAAGGCCAGTGTATGGAGAGCTTCGAGTAAGCTGTGTGCGAAAGTTACTGCGACATCCTATGAGGCCGTTAGCGGTGATGGATGGCTCCTTGTCGAGAAGAGTGAGAAATCCGATAAGCTGTCGGACGATTGCCAAGGGAAAATCGATTCTGCCATCAAAGGATacaaggagaaagaagcgaAGTgccagaaggagaatggTGCCTGTGGTGAGAAGATCGCCAGGTACGAGACGGAGAAATTGCGAAGCGAGAAGAACCTGGACGAGTGCCAGTCTAGCAAGGATGCCCTGTTGCAAGAAAACAGGAACTCCCTTGAGAAGACCATGCAGTGTGAGTCCAAAAAGACAGTATTAGAGAGCCAGTTGGACCAGTGTCAGAAGGACCAGGCCGCAGAGA is a window from the Aspergillus oryzae RIB40 DNA, chromosome 6 genome containing:
- a CDS encoding uncharacterized protein (predicted protein) → MPSKPNLIFLTLLASSNVLANQCFSANSDAPKENFLKCCSVTSGGKGVVAGYDFDYMCNKYPSAYEPGQRGFKTAQACAEYCATDPQCKASVWRASSKLCAKVTATSYEAVSGDGWLLVEKSEKSDKLSDDCQGKIDSAIKGYKEKEAKCQKENGACGEKIARYETEKLRSEKNLDECQSSKDALLQENRNSLEKTMQCESKKTVLESQLDQCQKDQAAETTKCKEKFQQCEAEKAFAAHQCEKDRREAEDKCTEEKGALEERIKTQKCTGKCQVGHTTASTVDRILSSPKREAFISDLKALTVFVLDDYDLEKSKEEVRKFTSRYELDFKLWGHDSRYITGLSQAEGRAAWEDKSAPLLDRARGWESELANHLNGKWWMTWYDVARFLGDLLEYVE